The following DNA comes from Burkholderia sp. HI2500.
GCTTCGCGGCCCCGATGCTTCATCTTCAGTAGACGCGACCACAAAATGCCGCATCAGAGGAAAAGCGCCACCTGCTTGCCCAAATGCGTCATCGGCAGCAGTGCGGGATGCGGCCGTCTTGCGTCAATTCTTCAGCTTGTAGCCGGTGCGGAACATCCACGCGACGATCGCCAGCAGGATCACGAGGAACAGCGACGTCGCGCCGAGGCTGACGCCTACGTGCACGTCGGCGATCCCGTAGAACGACCAGCGGAAGCCGCTGACCAGGTAGACGATCGGGTTGAACAGCGTGACGACGCGCCACGCGGGCGGCAGCATGTCGACCGAGTAGAAGCTGCCGCCGAGGAACGTGAGCGGCGTGATGATCAAGAGCGGCACGAGCTGCAGCTTCTCGAAGCTGTCGGCCCAGATGCCGATCACGAAGCCGAACAGGCTGAACGTGACCGCCGTCAGCACGAGGAACAGCACCATCCAGAACGGATGCAGGATGTGCAGCGGTACGAACAGGCCGGCCGTGGCGAGGATGATCACGCCGAGCAGGATCGACTTCGACGCGGCCGCGCCGACGTACGCGATCACGATCTCCCAGTACGACACGGGCGCGGAGAGAATCTCGTAGATCGTGCCCGTGAAGCGCGGGAAGTAGATGCCGAACGACGCGTTCGAGATGCTCTGCGACAGCAGCGACAGCATCACGAGGCCCGGCACGATGAACGAGCCGTAGCCGATGCCGTTCACGTCGCTGATGCGCGAGCCGATCGCGGAGCCGAACACCACGAAGTACAGCGACGTGGAGATCACCGGCGCGATGATGCTCTGCATCAGCGTGCGGCGCGTGCGGGCCATTTCTGCGCGGTAGATCGCGCGGATTCCATGCAGGTTCAAGTGTCAGGCTCCTTGCATGCCGTTGCGGCGGTTGTCGATCAGGCTGACGAAAATGTCCTCGAGCGAGCTCTGCGTCGTGTGCAGGTCGCGGAAGCTGATGCCGGCCGAGCCGAGCGCGTTGATCAGCTTCGCGATGCTCGCGTCGTCACGCTGCGAGTCGTACGTGTAGACGAGCGCGGCGCCGTCGGCCGCGCGTTCGAGCCCGAACGGCGCGAGCGCGGGCGGCACGTCCGCGAGCGGGTGCTCGAGCTGCACGGTGAGCTGCTTCTTGCCGAGCTTGCGCATCAGCTCGTGCTTTTCCTCGACGAGCACGAGCTCGCCGCCGAGGATGATGCCGATCCGGTCGGCCATTTCCTCGGCTTCCTCGATGTAGTGCGTGGTCAGCAGGATCGTCACGCCGTTGTCGCGCAGCGAGTCGACGAGCTTCCACATGTCGCGGCGCAGCTCGACGTCGACGCCGGCCGTCGGTTCGTCGAGGAACAGGATGCGCGGCTCGTGCGACAGCGCCTTCGCGATCATCACGCGGCGCTTCATGCCGCCCGAGAGCGTCATCAGCTTGTTGTCGCGCTTGTCCCACAGCGACAGCGCCTTCAGCGTCTTCTCGATGTACGCGGGATCGGGCGCCTTGCCGAACAGGCCGCGGCTGAACGACACGGTCGCCCAGACGGTCTCGAACGCGTCGGTGGTCAGTTCCTGCGGCACGAGGCCGATCATTTCGCGGGCCGCGCGGTAGTGATCGCGGATGTCGTGGCCGCCGACCGTCACGCGGCCTTCGGTCGGCGTGACGATGCCGCAGATCGAGCCGATCAGCGTCGTCTTGCCGGCGCCGTTCGGCCCGAGCAACGCGAAGATCTCGCCGGGGCGGATGTCGAGGGTCACGTGCTTCAGCGCCTGGAAGCCGGACGCGTAAGTCTTGGAGAGGTCGGAGACGGAAAGGATCGGTTGCATGCTCACGGATGGGGCGGCCAGCCGGCGCGACGGCGTGCGCCGCACGTGCCCGGCGTCGCCGCCGCTGCGAAGCGGCCGGGACCGGGGACGGCATGGCGAACGGGCGTCATGTCGAACGGCGTTGTGGTGCGGGATCGCAGGATCGCCATATTAGCAATCGGTAGATGGAAATGCATTCTCGTGGAAAGGGCGTGGGTTGCCGGTGCTGGATTTGCATGAATTGACTGCGCATCGCTGAATAACGCGGCGATTTATTTGCGATGCGCGAACAATTTGAGCCATTTTCGGCGAACCGGGCTGCGATCGTGTTTCCGCTCGGTGGCGGCGCGGCCGGCCGGCCGACTGTGCCGCCCGAAGGCCGTCGCGCCGTACCGGGACGGCGTGCGCGGCGCTCGCG
Coding sequences within:
- a CDS encoding ABC transporter ATP-binding protein gives rise to the protein MQPILSVSDLSKTYASGFQALKHVTLDIRPGEIFALLGPNGAGKTTLIGSICGIVTPTEGRVTVGGHDIRDHYRAAREMIGLVPQELTTDAFETVWATVSFSRGLFGKAPDPAYIEKTLKALSLWDKRDNKLMTLSGGMKRRVMIAKALSHEPRILFLDEPTAGVDVELRRDMWKLVDSLRDNGVTILLTTHYIEEAEEMADRIGIILGGELVLVEEKHELMRKLGKKQLTVQLEHPLADVPPALAPFGLERAADGAALVYTYDSQRDDASIAKLINALGSAGISFRDLHTTQSSLEDIFVSLIDNRRNGMQGA
- a CDS encoding ABC transporter permease: MNLHGIRAIYRAEMARTRRTLMQSIIAPVISTSLYFVVFGSAIGSRISDVNGIGYGSFIVPGLVMLSLLSQSISNASFGIYFPRFTGTIYEILSAPVSYWEIVIAYVGAAASKSILLGVIILATAGLFVPLHILHPFWMVLFLVLTAVTFSLFGFVIGIWADSFEKLQLVPLLIITPLTFLGGSFYSVDMLPPAWRVVTLFNPIVYLVSGFRWSFYGIADVHVGVSLGATSLFLVILLAIVAWMFRTGYKLKN